One genomic region from Phragmites australis chromosome 1, lpPhrAust1.1, whole genome shotgun sequence encodes:
- the LOC133929816 gene encoding dof zinc finger protein DOF3.6-like, whose product MIFPCAFLDSSSSWNTNLQQQVQPNSSNSISTSAVAGGEANLHQHGSAMPAAAGELAEGGGAAKPMPMSERARLARIPQPEPGLKCPRCDSTNTKFCYFNNYSLTQPRHFCRACRRYWTRGGSLRTVPVGGGYSRHARRAKPKASSSASTVAATTAASASATSSASTATVTPNLRVMLSTGASSILPPLQQYRLTDFDMANLGLSFPGGGGSSVPGSGMMEQEWRAQSQMHSFPLLHAMGHQMAMPSMFHLGLESGGRQGFSSEDGREFHVMPIKRDQEYPTRAMYGDVTGQQAFYYSGQ is encoded by the exons ATGATCTTCCCTTGTGCCTTCCTAGATTCCTCAAGCAGCTGGAATACTAACCTGCAGCAGCAG GTGCAGCCAAATAGCAGCAATAGTATTAGTACTTCAGCTGTTGCTGGTGGTGAAGCCAATCTTCACCAACATGGATCAGCCATGCCTGCCGCTGCCGGGGAGCTTGCTGAAGGAGGAGGGGCGGCCAAGCCGATGCCCATGTCGGAGCGCGCCCGGCTAGCAAGGATCCCGCAGCCGGAGCCAGGGCTCAAGTGCCCCCGCTGCGACTCCACCAACACCAAGTTTTGCTACTTCAACAACTACTCCCTCACTCAGCCCCGCCACTTCTGCCGCGCCTGCCGCCGCTACTGGACGCGCGGCGGCTCCCTCCGCACCGTCCCCGTTGGCGGCGGCTACAGTCGCCACGCCAGGCGCGCGAAGCCAAAGGCGTCATCATCAGCGTCCACCGTTGCAGCCACTACCGCAGCATCGGCATCGGCAACATCGTCGGCGTCCACTGCCACTGTGACGCCCAATCTCCGAGTTATGCTCAGCACCGGTGCGTCGTCGATCCTGCCGCCTTTGCAGCAATACCGTCTCACTGACTTTGACATGGCGAACCTTGGCTTGAGCTTCCCTGGGGGCGGTGGGAGCAGTGTACCGGGGTCGGGGATGATGGAGCAGGAATGGAGGGCGCAATCGCAGATGCACAGCTTCCCGCTCTTGCACGCTATGGGTCATCAGATGGCGATGCCGAGCATGTTCCATCTAGGGTTAGAGAGTGGAGGCCGCCAAGGTTTCAGCAGCGAAGATGGACGAGAGTTTCACGTGATGCCCATCAAGAGAGATCAGGAGTACCCAACTAGGGCCATGTATGGAGATGTCACTGGCCAGCAGGCTTTCTATTATTCCGGCCAGTAG
- the LOC133886585 gene encoding uncharacterized protein LOC133886585: protein MLPKKHLSGAEKRKKRKREDQFIESQKGAIHKFFSISSNVVSGDNPEDIDDCSTEDQGQEPNHNLNAEVDVNEDGTGEQNLSPSSDTENSNADEQKDSLLAIYDPRTWDNLDNRGRDILIEKGPVRELNLQFPSDSSGRHFSYAYYSRKLSNGEVVDRKWLVYSKHVDKVYCFCCRLFKSNQIKTLLAYDGLRDWKHLSGRLKQHENSVEHITNMNTWNELRLRLRKYQTIDDDLQREIATEKERWRQVLVRIVSAVKLLAKHNLAFRGSNEKLYQDNNGNFLGTIEMIAEFDSVMQEHIRRIQNNEIHHHYLGHNIQNELISILAHAVKSFILRIIKDAKYFSIILDCTPDVSHEEQMTLIVRCVNMSSNIPRVKEFFLEFLKVDDTSGLRLFNELMNALYSFDLNVADVRGQGYDNGSNMKGKHQGVQKRLLEINPRALYMLCACHSLNLTLCDMAKSCSKAISFFGVIQRIYALFSCSTKRWKILLDNVPELTVKYLSNTRWESRINSVQAIRYQTPQIRSALLELETSSTDDPKAVSDAQSLITALENFEFLFEAIASELDVEPKFPTKRQGKRKKHFDEENDLNEETQSAIESFRVNYFLVMIDVAIASLTNRFEQLKAFENVFGFLFNSKNLKSLDDTDLRKHCTTFVEAFSHDNSSDVELNDFFSELKVLQVILPDVLMSAPEILQFVIAADCYPNVSVAYRILLTVPVTVASAEKSFSKLKLLKNYLRSTMSQERLNGLAMCCIEKNVLDSIDLDIVLNDFASRNARRNCFL, encoded by the exons ATGTTGCCTAAGAAGCATTTGTCAGGTgctgagaaaaggaaaaaaagaaaacgagaagATCAGTTTATTGAATCGCAAAAGGGTGCTATACATAAGTTTTTTTCAATTTCAAGTAATGTTGTTTCCGGTGATAATCCTGAAGATATAGATGATTGTAGTACAGAAGATCAAGGGCAGGAACCTAATCATAATTTAAATGCAGAAGTTGATGTCAATGAGGATGGTACAGGGGAACAAAATTTATCGCCTTCATCTGATACTGAAAATTCAAATGCTGATGAACAAAAAGATTCTTTGTTAGCTATCTATGATCCTAGAACATGGGACAATCTTGACAATAGGGGAAGAGATATCTTAATTGAAAAAGGACCTGTGAGAGAATTGAATTTGCAGTTTCCTTCGGATAGTAGTGGTAgacatttttcatatgcttacTACTCCAGGAAGTTAAGTAATGGTGAGGTTGTTGATAGAAAGTGGTTGGTTTACTCTAAGCATGTGGACAAAGTTTACTGTTTTTGCTGCCGATTGTTCAAATCAAATCAGATCAAAACTTTGTTGGCATATGATGGACTGAGGGACTGGAAGCATCTCAGTGGGAGACTCAAACAACATGAGAACAGCGTTGAGCATATAACAAACATGAATACGTGGAATGAACTTAGGTTGAGGTTAAGGAAATATCagacaattgatgatgatttgCAACGGGAAATTGCAACGGAAAAGGAGCGTTGGAGACAGGTTTTGGTAAGAATAGTTTCTGCTGTGAAGCTTCTTGCTAAACATAATTTGGCCTTTCGAGGATCCAATGAGAAACTTTATCAGGATAACAATGGTAATTTTCTGGGCACAATTGAAATGATTGCTGAATTTGATTCTGTGATGCAAGAACATATTAGGCGCattcaaaataatgaaattcatcatcattatcttggcCACAATATTCAGAATGAGTTAATTTCTATTCTTGCTCATGCCGTGAAAAGTTTTATTTTAAGGATCATCAAGGATGCCAAGTATTTCTCTATTATCTTGGATTGTACCCCAGATGTGAGCCATGAAGAACAAATGACTCTAATTGTGCGGTGTGTTAATATGTCAAGTAACATTCCGAGAGTGAAGGAGTTCTTTCTAGAGTTCTTAAAGGTGGATGACACATCAGGATTGAGGCTTTTTAACGAATTGATGAATGCATTGTACTCTTTTGATTTGAATGTCGCTGATGTGAGAGGTCAAGGTTATGACAATGGTTCTAATATGAAGGGAAAACACCAAGGTGTTCAGAAGCGTTTGCTTGAAATTAATCCAAGAGCATTATATATGCTATGTGCATGTCATAGTCTAAATCTCACTCTTTGTGATATGGCGAAATCTTGCAGCAAAGCTATTTCATTCTTCGGTGTTATACAGCGgatatatgcattgttttcatgTTCTACTAAAAGGTGGAAGATTTTGCTTGACAATGTTCCAGAACTAACTGTCAAATATTTGTCTAATACTCGTTGGGAGAGTCGAATAAACAGTGTACAAGCTATCAGGTACCAAACTCCCCAAATAAGGTCAGCTTTGTTGGAACTGGAGACATCTTCTACTGATGACCCAAAAGCAGTGAGTGATGCTCAATCTTTGATAACTGCACttgagaattttgaatttttatttg AAGCCATTGCATCTGAATTGGATGTAGAGCCAAAATTTCCTACAAAACGTCAAGGTAAAAGAAAGAAGCAttttgatgaagaaaatgaccTAAATGAAGAAACACAGTCAGCTATAGAATCCTTCAGAGTTAATTACTTTCTAGTCATGATTGATGTTGCAATTGCTTCATTGACTAATCGATTTGAGCAGTTGAAGGCATTTGAAAATGTGTTTGGTTTCTTATTCAACTCAAAAAATCTAAAGTCCTTAGATGATACTGATCTACGGAAACATTGCACTACTTTTGTAGAAGCTTTTTCTCATGATAACTCAtctgatgttgagttaaatgattTTTTCTCTGAATTAAAAGTGCTGCAAGTAATTTTGCCAGATGTTTTGATGTCAGCACCTGAGATTCTTCAGTTCGTTATAGCTGCAGATTGCTATCCAAATGTCTCTGTTGCCTATCGGATCCTCTTAACTGTACCTGTGACTGTAGCTTCAGCTGAAAAAagtttctcaaaattaaaattactgAAAAACTATTTGAGGTCAACTATGTCACAGGAAAGATTGAATGGTTTGGCTATGTGctgcattgagaagaatgtctTGGACAGTATTGATCTCGATATTGTCCTTAATGATTTTGCATCAAGAAATGCCCGAAGGAATTGTTTTTTATGA